In the Variovorax sp. S12S4 genome, one interval contains:
- a CDS encoding class 1 fructose-bisphosphatase, with amino-acid sequence MPIAGKATLTQYIIEERRRHPGATGALNALITDVSLACKAISRKVALGALGDVLGSASTQNVQGEEQKTLDVLSNDMFLRANEWGGHVAGMVSEEMEEPYLPPQQYPRGKYLLLFDPLDGSSNIDVNVAVGSIFSILRAPTLDADAKPEDFLQPGTEQVGAGYAIYGPSTMLVLTLGNGTHAFTLDPQLGEWVLSHPNLSIPRQTSEFAINASNSRFWEPAVKRYVDECLAGKEGPRGIDFNMRWIASLVAETHRILMRGGVFMYPRDSKESGRDGRLRLLYEANPISFLIEQAGGMASTGRRRLMAVEPESIHQRIGFVFGSSEEVARVEAYHSEDPQDTYQAPLFGKRGLFATAA; translated from the coding sequence ATGCCCATTGCAGGCAAGGCCACGCTGACCCAGTACATCATCGAGGAGCGCCGCCGCCACCCCGGTGCCACGGGCGCGCTCAACGCGCTCATCACCGACGTCTCGCTGGCCTGCAAGGCAATCTCGCGCAAGGTGGCGCTCGGTGCGCTGGGCGATGTGCTGGGCAGCGCCAGCACGCAGAACGTGCAGGGCGAAGAGCAGAAGACGCTCGACGTACTGAGCAACGACATGTTCCTGCGCGCCAACGAGTGGGGCGGCCATGTGGCGGGCATGGTGTCCGAAGAAATGGAAGAGCCTTACCTTCCGCCGCAGCAGTACCCGCGCGGCAAGTACCTGCTGCTGTTCGATCCGCTGGATGGGTCTTCGAACATCGATGTGAACGTGGCGGTGGGCAGCATCTTCTCGATACTGCGCGCGCCGACGCTCGACGCCGATGCGAAGCCCGAAGACTTTTTGCAGCCGGGCACGGAACAGGTGGGCGCCGGTTATGCGATCTACGGCCCTTCGACCATGCTGGTGCTCACGCTGGGCAACGGCACGCATGCGTTCACGCTCGATCCGCAACTGGGCGAATGGGTGCTGAGCCACCCGAACCTGAGCATTCCGCGGCAAACCAGCGAGTTTGCAATCAACGCATCGAACAGCCGCTTCTGGGAGCCGGCGGTGAAGCGCTATGTCGATGAATGCCTGGCCGGCAAGGAGGGGCCGCGCGGCATCGACTTCAACATGCGGTGGATCGCCTCGCTGGTGGCCGAGACGCATCGCATCCTGATGCGCGGCGGCGTCTTCATGTACCCGCGCGACAGCAAGGAATCGGGCCGCGACGGGCGCCTGCGGCTGCTGTACGAGGCCAACCCCATTTCATTCTTGATCGAGCAGGCCGGCGGCATGGCCAGCACCGGAAGGCGGCGGTTGATGGCGGTGGAGCCGGAGTCGATTCACCAGCGCATCGGTTTCGTCTTTGGCTCGTCGGAAGAAGTGGCGCGCGTGGAGGCCTACCACAGCGAAGACCCGCAGGACACCTACCAGGCGCCGCTCTTCGGCAAGCGCGGACTCTTTGCGACCGCGGCCTGA
- a CDS encoding phosphoribulokinase: MSAKHPIVAITGSSGAGTTSVTRTFENIFRRESVKAAIVEGDSFHRYDRNSMKVAMAEAEAAGNRNFSHFGEDANLFAELEALFRDYGECGAGRSRKYLHDAQEAAPFKQEPGTFTEWETLPASELLFYEGLHGGVTTEKVDIARHVDLLIGVVPVINLEWIQKLHRDKNTRGYSTEAVTDVILRRMNEYVHYICPQFTRTHINFQRVPVVDTSDPFIARTIPSPDESLVVIRFANPIGFDFPYLLSMLHDSFMSRANTLVVPGGKMELAMQLIFTPMILRLMERRKKAYAI, encoded by the coding sequence ATGTCAGCCAAACATCCCATCGTTGCCATTACCGGCTCGTCCGGCGCGGGCACCACGTCCGTCACGCGAACCTTCGAGAACATCTTTCGGCGCGAGAGCGTCAAGGCGGCCATTGTGGAAGGCGACAGCTTTCACCGCTACGACCGCAATTCGATGAAGGTGGCCATGGCCGAAGCCGAGGCCGCGGGCAACCGCAACTTCAGCCACTTTGGCGAAGACGCGAACCTGTTCGCGGAACTGGAGGCGCTGTTTCGCGACTACGGCGAATGCGGCGCCGGCCGCAGCCGCAAGTACCTGCACGACGCACAGGAAGCAGCGCCCTTCAAGCAGGAGCCCGGCACCTTCACCGAGTGGGAAACGCTGCCCGCCAGCGAACTGCTGTTCTACGAAGGCCTGCACGGCGGCGTGACGACGGAGAAGGTCGACATTGCGCGCCATGTCGACCTGCTGATCGGCGTGGTGCCGGTCATCAACCTGGAGTGGATCCAGAAGCTGCACCGCGACAAGAACACGCGCGGCTATTCGACGGAGGCCGTGACCGACGTGATCCTCAGGCGCATGAACGAGTATGTGCACTACATCTGCCCGCAGTTCACGCGCACGCACATCAACTTTCAGCGCGTGCCGGTGGTGGACACCTCCGACCCGTTCATTGCGCGCACCATTCCAAGCCCGGACGAAAGCCTGGTGGTGATCCGCTTCGCCAACCCGATCGGCTTCGACTTTCCATACTTGCTGAGCATGCTGCACGACTCGTTCATGTCGCGCGCCAACACGCTGGTGGTGCCGGGCGGAAAGATGGAACTGGCCATGCAGCTGATCTTCACGCCGATGATCCTGCGCCTGATGGAGCGCCGCAAGAAGGCCTATGCGATCTGA
- the tkt gene encoding transketolase, whose protein sequence is MTIENLALRTQCANAIRALAMDAVQAANSGHPGMPMGMADIAEALWRHRLRHDPADPRWMNRDRFVVSNGHGSMLLYALLHLSGYALPMDELRRFRQLHSRTPGHPEFGLTPGVETTTGPLGQGISNAVGMALAEKLLAEEFNRPGHEVIDHRTYVFLGDGCLMEGISHEACSLAGTWRLSKLVVFYDDNGISIDGEVGGWFSDDTPGRFEAYGWTVLRNVDGHDAAALDAAIAKAVEADRPVLVCCKTRIGQGSPNRAGTAKAHGEALGDAEIALTREALGWSAAPFEVPPAVAQAWSAREKGAALHQAWQERFAAYAHEHPVLARELLRRHRTDAPLTAQVEDALASAAAGAEQRKASVATRKASQQVLDEVGPTMPELIGGSADLTGSNLTDWKGHRALKGTGTGNHVHYGVREFGMAAIMNGLALHGGFRPFGGTFLTFSDYARNGVRMSALMKLPVVYVFTHDSIGLGEDGPTHQPVEHASSLRLIPDVDVWRPADATETAVAWREALRRIDGPSCLLLTRQALPHAGEDSARIESIARGAYVLRRPQSECVALLASGSEVGVALAAAALLAKEGIEARVVSVPCMDVFERQDAAWRHAVIPRHLPRLAVEAGSTGLWWKFVGEYGDVVGLDRFGESAPADELFKLFGLTAEVVAERARRLLAAEALQDDRR, encoded by the coding sequence ATGACGATTGAAAACCTTGCCTTGCGCACGCAGTGCGCCAACGCGATTCGCGCGCTGGCCATGGACGCCGTGCAAGCCGCCAATTCGGGCCACCCCGGCATGCCGATGGGCATGGCCGACATCGCGGAGGCCCTGTGGCGCCACCGGCTGCGGCACGACCCGGCCGACCCGCGCTGGATGAACCGCGACCGATTCGTCGTTTCCAACGGCCACGGCTCGATGCTGCTCTATGCGCTGCTGCACCTGAGCGGCTATGCGCTGCCGATGGACGAGCTTCGGCGCTTTCGGCAGTTGCATTCGCGCACGCCGGGGCACCCGGAGTTTGGCTTGACGCCCGGCGTGGAAACCACCACAGGGCCGCTGGGGCAGGGCATCAGCAACGCGGTGGGAATGGCGCTGGCCGAGAAGCTGCTGGCAGAAGAATTCAACCGGCCCGGGCATGAGGTGATCGACCACCGCACATACGTGTTTCTGGGCGACGGCTGCCTGATGGAGGGCATCAGCCACGAGGCGTGCTCGCTCGCTGGCACATGGCGGCTCAGCAAGCTGGTGGTTTTTTACGACGACAACGGCATCTCGATCGACGGCGAGGTGGGCGGCTGGTTCAGCGACGACACGCCGGGCCGCTTCGAAGCCTATGGCTGGACCGTGCTGCGCAATGTCGACGGCCATGACGCCGCGGCGCTCGATGCGGCCATTGCCAAGGCCGTTGAGGCGGACCGGCCGGTGCTGGTGTGCTGCAAGACGCGCATCGGCCAGGGCTCGCCGAACCGCGCCGGCACGGCCAAGGCGCATGGCGAAGCATTGGGCGATGCAGAAATAGCGCTGACGCGGGAAGCGCTCGGCTGGAGCGCCGCGCCCTTCGAGGTACCGCCTGCGGTTGCCCAGGCCTGGTCGGCACGCGAGAAGGGCGCCGCATTGCACCAGGCGTGGCAAGAGCGCTTTGCGGCCTATGCGCACGAGCACCCGGTGCTTGCGCGCGAGCTGCTGCGGCGCCATCGCACCGATGCGCCGCTCACCGCGCAGGTCGAAGACGCGTTGGCTTCGGCCGCCGCGGGCGCGGAACAGCGCAAGGCATCGGTCGCCACGCGCAAGGCCTCGCAGCAGGTGCTCGACGAGGTCGGCCCCACCATGCCCGAGCTGATCGGCGGCTCGGCCGACCTGACCGGATCGAACCTCACCGACTGGAAGGGCCACCGCGCGCTCAAGGGCACGGGCACAGGCAACCATGTGCACTACGGCGTGCGCGAGTTCGGCATGGCGGCCATCATGAACGGGCTTGCGCTGCACGGCGGCTTTCGTCCGTTCGGCGGCACGTTTCTGACTTTTTCCGACTACGCGCGCAACGGCGTGCGCATGTCGGCGCTGATGAAGCTGCCGGTCGTCTATGTTTTCACGCACGACTCCATCGGCCTCGGCGAAGACGGCCCGACCCACCAACCCGTGGAGCATGCATCGAGCCTGCGGCTGATTCCCGATGTCGATGTCTGGCGGCCTGCCGATGCGACCGAAACCGCGGTGGCCTGGCGTGAGGCGCTGCGCCGCATAGACGGGCCGAGCTGCCTGCTGCTCACGCGCCAGGCGCTGCCGCATGCGGGTGAAGATAGCGCGCGCATCGAATCGATTGCGCGCGGCGCCTACGTGCTGCGGCGTCCGCAATCGGAATGCGTGGCCTTGCTGGCAAGCGGCTCCGAGGTCGGCGTTGCGCTGGCCGCCGCGGCGTTGCTGGCAAAGGAGGGCATCGAGGCCCGCGTGGTCTCGGTGCCGTGCATGGACGTGTTCGAGCGCCAGGACGCCGCGTGGCGCCATGCGGTCATTCCGCGCCACCTGCCGCGCTTGGCGGTGGAGGCCGGCAGCACCGGCCTGTGGTGGAAGTTTGTCGGCGAATACGGCGACGTGGTCGGGCTCGACCGCTTCGGCGAATCGGCCCCGGCCGACGAACTGTTCAAGCTGTTCGGCCTGACCGCGGAGGTGGTGGCCGAGCGTGCGCGCCGCCTGCTGGCCGCCGAGGCCCTGCAGGACGACCGCCGCTGA